Proteins encoded by one window of Lates calcarifer isolate ASB-BC8 linkage group LG7_1, TLL_Latcal_v3, whole genome shotgun sequence:
- the LOC108895772 gene encoding protein FAM177A1, which translates to MADISLYLTNVNVSIGQNMAVEQSPNPGRDFESVELGELDKREQQHQQQREKVPRRIIHFSSGETMEEYSTDEEEGEDKEPERKDLLSSPVDASKMTWGPYFWFHMWRAATSTISACDYLGERMASLFGITSAKYQYAIDEYYRMKREREEEKEETRLSEEAERSFDQLQSQEDEDEPVTAADQPEVAATHPDVTYQIENENQVPPSTIRVPAIVTAT; encoded by the exons ATGGCTGACATATCACTGTATCTCACTAACGTTAATGTGTCGATAGGACAGAACATGGCTGTGGAGCAG AGTCCAAACCCGGGTAGGGACTTTGAGAGTGTGGAGCTGGGGGAGCTGGACaaaagagagcagcagcatcagcagcagagggagaaggtTCCTCGTAGGATCATCCATTTCTCCAGTGGGGAGACCATGGAGGAGTACAGCACCgacgaggaggagggagaggacaaGGAGCCAGAGAGGAAAGACCTGCTGTCCTCCCCGGTCGATGCG TCAAAGATGACTTGGGGTCCGTACTTCTGGTTCCACATGTGGAGAGCTGCCACCTCCACCATCTCAG CATGTGACTACCTAGGGGAGAGGATGGCCTCCCTCTTTGGGATAACATCAGCCAAATATCAGTACGCTATTGATGAATATTACAGGATGAAGAGGGAG agggaggaggagaaggaggaaaccCGCTTGTCAGAAGAAGCAGAGCGATCCTTCGACCAGCTACAGTCTCAGGAAGACGAGGACGAGCCGGTCACCGCCGCAGACCAGCCGGAGGTAGCCGCCACTCACCCTGACGTGACCTATCAGATCGAGAATGAAAACCAGGTACCTCCAAGCACCATCAGAGTCCCCGCTATCGTCACGGCAACCTAA